A genome region from Candidatus Zixiibacteriota bacterium includes the following:
- a CDS encoding UvrD-helicase domain-containing protein, which yields MNQLLENLNEAQREAVTTTEGPLLVIAGAGSGKTRVLTRRLAYVLTQQMAAPHQVLAVTFTNKAAGEMRERVAALLGGSLPAMFVSTFHSFCARLLRQEAEVIGYDSRFIIYDAADSLTLIKNCLKNLSLSTTQFTPKAQARKISTAKNQMVSVEEFAAQASGYFESATADIYSLYQERLRECGAMDFDDLLFNSVQLLTRHEAIGSSYRQRFRYIMVDEYQDTNRVQYMLLKCLVGEHNNICVVGDEDQSIYGWRGADIRNILDFEEDFPGARLIKLETNYRSTDIILKAASGVIANNMARKEKVLRTDRTGGDKIKLFLVDSSQDEAIHIVDEIENCHPDIALKNMAILYRTNAQSRPFEEELRKRNLPYQIIGGISFYARREIKDVLAYLKLISSPKDDVSFERTVNYPKRGIGQRTVGVISAIAQRERLSRYEATLRADEWPELASPSKRLSVFTEIIERFRSLRETTPVDILTQDLIKELKLVEELQNEDKITGQTRVENIAALIDGMAEYVRGQEVPTLDDYLSEISLFTDLDNYTETDDKLPLMTIHSAKGLEYDAVFLVGLEEGLFPLGRAIAEPMQLEEERRLFYVGATRAAWKLCLSAASARYRFGNGPSIPSRFIDEVPEELLDKYDRRVATKYQTRWSSISDRQKSATKDVAIEGVHYEYEGHEAYKVGRIVQHSTFGRGKIIEVEGYGESLTLRIMFSGLGAKKIMVKYAKLTVVG from the coding sequence ATGAACCAACTATTGGAAAATCTCAATGAAGCCCAACGTGAGGCCGTGACCACTACTGAAGGTCCTCTGTTGGTTATCGCCGGTGCCGGTTCCGGCAAAACACGCGTCCTGACTCGTAGACTGGCTTACGTTCTTACGCAACAAATGGCCGCTCCACACCAAGTACTGGCGGTAACATTTACCAACAAAGCAGCCGGCGAGATGCGCGAACGCGTGGCAGCTCTTCTGGGCGGAAGTCTGCCCGCAATGTTCGTCAGTACCTTCCATTCCTTTTGTGCTCGGCTCCTTCGCCAGGAGGCGGAGGTGATAGGTTATGATAGTCGCTTCATCATTTATGATGCTGCTGATTCTCTGACCCTGATCAAGAACTGCCTCAAGAATCTGAGCCTGTCCACAACTCAGTTTACGCCCAAAGCGCAGGCGCGGAAGATATCGACGGCCAAGAATCAGATGGTCAGCGTGGAGGAGTTTGCCGCCCAGGCATCAGGGTACTTCGAGTCTGCGACCGCTGATATCTATTCCCTCTATCAGGAACGGTTGCGTGAGTGCGGGGCTATGGATTTTGATGATCTGCTGTTTAATAGTGTACAACTTCTCACCCGCCACGAAGCTATTGGCTCGTCATATCGTCAGCGTTTTCGCTACATAATGGTTGATGAATATCAGGACACAAACCGTGTTCAATATATGTTGCTAAAATGTCTGGTGGGCGAACACAACAACATCTGTGTTGTGGGTGATGAAGATCAATCCATATACGGCTGGCGAGGAGCCGACATTCGCAATATCCTCGATTTTGAGGAGGATTTTCCCGGAGCCAGACTGATCAAACTGGAAACGAACTACCGCTCGACAGACATCATTTTGAAGGCGGCCTCAGGAGTGATTGCCAACAATATGGCGCGCAAGGAAAAGGTGCTGCGCACTGACCGTACCGGTGGTGACAAAATCAAGCTGTTCCTGGTTGATTCCTCTCAAGATGAAGCCATCCACATAGTCGATGAGATAGAGAACTGTCACCCGGATATCGCCTTGAAGAACATGGCCATATTGTATCGGACGAATGCCCAGTCGAGGCCGTTTGAAGAAGAGTTGCGAAAGCGCAATCTGCCGTATCAGATTATCGGCGGCATTTCCTTCTATGCCCGCAGGGAGATCAAGGATGTCCTGGCCTATCTCAAGTTGATTTCCAGTCCCAAAGACGATGTATCGTTTGAACGGACGGTTAATTATCCGAAACGCGGCATAGGCCAACGGACGGTTGGAGTGATTTCAGCTATCGCGCAACGGGAGAGACTGTCGCGATATGAAGCAACCCTGCGAGCTGATGAGTGGCCTGAACTGGCCTCTCCTTCCAAACGACTGAGTGTTTTTACGGAAATCATCGAACGGTTTCGTTCCCTGCGGGAGACCACACCTGTCGATATTCTTACCCAGGACCTCATCAAAGAGCTTAAACTTGTTGAGGAACTTCAAAACGAAGACAAGATTACCGGCCAGACGCGGGTTGAGAATATAGCTGCCCTCATTGACGGTATGGCTGAATATGTCCGGGGTCAGGAAGTACCCACTCTGGATGACTACCTGTCAGAGATTTCGTTGTTTACCGATCTGGACAACTACACCGAGACCGACGATAAGCTCCCCCTGATGACCATTCATAGCGCCAAGGGACTTGAATACGATGCCGTATTTTTAGTCGGGTTGGAAGAGGGACTCTTTCCGCTTGGTCGAGCAATCGCTGAACCGATGCAACTGGAAGAAGAACGAAGGCTGTTTTATGTTGGTGCAACTCGAGCGGCATGGAAACTCTGTCTATCTGCGGCATCGGCTCGCTATCGATTTGGAAACGGCCCCTCGATTCCCTCCCGGTTTATCGACGAAGTACCCGAGGAATTGCTGGACAAGTACGACCGTCGTGTAGCCACAAAATACCAAACCCGATGGTCATCAATCTCAGATCGCCAAAAATCCGCCACTAAGGATGTCGCCATAGAGGGTGTCCATTATGAATACGAGGGGCATGAAGCTTACAAGGTTGGTCGCATTGTTCAACACTCAACCTTCGGTCGCGGTAAGATTATTGAGGTTGAGGGGTACGGCGAGTCGCTGACGCTAAGAATTATGTTTTCCGGTCTGGGGGCAAAGAAGATTATGGTCAAATACGCCAAGCTCACGGTAGTCGGCTAA
- a CDS encoding PAS domain-containing protein produces MKQLQGDDRLPALSPSTSESRKTLRLAKRLRTNPDLQAWAFDAMFALSDISDDPRTGSKWFYTETIRILSNSPAAPAIRLAIEGCTYESKDFSECSQPEIAQIVVSGEGVGRLELHFPTTLSKCPDPGIETMRRVAMFAAHELSHITSSKRMTHVIDTLCRHQLTVLDSISEPIYVVCPREHTIIWSNEAFNKIWGHSAGRKCYEVVFNQNSHCAFCPMPASETLGHSQVFEFEHHRSGLWFRNISKIVYWPDGRLVACHIAVDITQRKVAEKKLWENEHVLNEAQRMALTGSWQIDIRDRMMKMSPTMMDIYGVDSDVITTDQAIKRIHPDDRDRIREAFDQALRGDSVSLEYCIIRSDGELRYVITPAAQMFNDEAGQPTKLVGVTRDITDHKDQEKALRNANERLETGHKLLTEKNIALSQVLNQIEEEKRQIAHQIQANVDRIIMPLVRKFDEKLQPAEREYLDMLRTSLEDITSPFANEMQAMYSHLSPREIEICNMIRNGQTSKDIAAAFDTSLETVRKQRQNIRRKLNLTNSNTNLSSFLQSL; encoded by the coding sequence TTGAAACAACTGCAGGGAGATGATCGGCTCCCCGCCCTTTCCCCATCTACTTCCGAGAGTCGAAAAACGTTGCGTCTGGCGAAAAGATTACGGACCAATCCCGATTTGCAGGCGTGGGCTTTTGATGCCATGTTTGCTCTGTCGGATATATCCGATGATCCCCGGACCGGGTCCAAGTGGTTCTATACGGAAACCATCAGGATTCTCTCAAATTCCCCGGCGGCTCCGGCGATCAGATTGGCTATTGAGGGGTGTACATACGAATCGAAGGACTTCTCAGAATGCAGTCAGCCCGAGATTGCCCAAATAGTCGTATCCGGCGAAGGAGTAGGCCGACTGGAATTGCATTTTCCCACAACTTTATCCAAATGTCCCGACCCAGGAATTGAAACCATGCGCCGCGTGGCCATGTTTGCTGCCCACGAACTCAGCCATATTACCAGTTCAAAACGGATGACTCACGTTATCGATACATTATGCCGACATCAGCTCACCGTGCTGGACAGCATTAGCGAACCAATCTACGTGGTCTGTCCAAGGGAACACACAATCATTTGGTCCAACGAGGCTTTCAACAAGATCTGGGGACACAGCGCGGGACGAAAATGCTACGAAGTAGTCTTTAATCAGAATTCCCACTGTGCTTTCTGCCCGATGCCTGCCTCTGAGACTCTTGGCCATTCACAGGTCTTCGAGTTCGAACATCATCGCTCAGGCCTCTGGTTCCGAAACATTAGCAAAATCGTCTACTGGCCGGATGGAAGGCTCGTAGCTTGTCATATCGCTGTTGACATTACGCAACGTAAGGTGGCCGAGAAGAAGTTGTGGGAGAACGAGCATGTTCTCAACGAAGCACAGCGAATGGCCTTAACCGGTAGTTGGCAGATTGATATACGTGATCGCATGATGAAGATGTCTCCTACCATGATGGATATTTACGGTGTCGACTCTGATGTTATCACGACCGATCAGGCAATTAAACGGATTCATCCCGACGACCGGGATCGTATCCGAGAAGCATTCGATCAAGCCCTCAGGGGGGATTCGGTATCACTTGAATACTGCATCATTAGATCTGATGGTGAGCTACGGTATGTCATTACACCGGCAGCGCAGATGTTCAACGATGAGGCCGGACAACCCACCAAACTGGTCGGCGTCACGCGGGACATCACTGACCACAAGGACCAGGAGAAAGCGCTTCGCAATGCAAATGAGCGGCTGGAAACTGGTCACAAACTGCTAACTGAAAAGAATATTGCCCTGTCCCAGGTGCTTAATCAGATCGAGGAAGAAAAGCGACAGATTGCCCACCAGATTCAAGCCAACGTTGATAGAATAATCATGCCCTTAGTCCGTAAATTTGACGAGAAGCTCCAACCTGCTGAACGCGAATATCTTGACATGCTACGTACAAGTCTTGAAGACATAACCTCACCGTTTGCAAATGAGATGCAGGCCATGTATTCGCATCTATCACCGCGAGAGATTGAGATCTGCAACATGATCCGCAACGGCCAGACCTCCAAAGACATCGCCGCCGCTTTCGACACCTCCCTGGAAACAGTTCGCAAGCAACGTCAGAATATCCGCCGCAAGCTGAATCTAACCAATAGCAACACCAACCTGAGTTCATTTCTCCAGAGCCTATAA